Below is a genomic region from Candidatus Neomarinimicrobiota bacterium.
AAGATTCCTTCTCTCCAACTGCACGTTTCCTTCCCGTCCTTTTCTTGCGCAAGAAAAGGACCAAAATCTCAAGATCCTGTGGAGAACCTGTCGCTGACGAAACATTCGGCCTAGTTCTCGATTCGCTCAAGGGATCAATTTAACTCGCCTCGATTGTTATCGGGGACTCAGACAGAAATTGATCTCCTTCCTTGAGCTCGCCTCGAACATTTCCCTGCCCACCCCTCCCGACTGGTCGGGGGGCAGGCCGGGAGGCCAAATGCTTCCAAGGCGACAACATATAAGACAAAGTCTCCCTCTTGGTGCCGGTTTAGCGGCGCCATGAGTGGCCATAAAACAATTCAGCCAGGATCCAGGCTTGGCAAGGGCGAGGATAAGAACCAATTGCTGTTTGAGTCCGGCAGCTGGAGGACGAGTTTAATTGGTTCCCGAGGCCGTAGACAAGCCCGGCTGAATTGTTTTCCAGGCCGAGCTTCTTTTCCAGCGCTTTTCTTACGATTAAGAAAAGCGTGAAAAAAATAACCTCCTATATCTAAAACCTACCTTCGGAAACTGGCGGAACGCCCATCTTGCTGGCCTTTTCCTGTTCCTGGGCTAGGAAAAGCACACGGAAGTTCTGGAAACCTAATGTCTTTGCGATCAGGGAGCATACGTGTTACCTTCGTTAGAATTCATCTGATCCTTCCCCGTTCCGTGGTTCCCTCGAAATGTTGAGCAAACTGACACCGCTCAAAGAAGATCTCACCAGAATACTCGAAAGCTCCCGCGTTGTCTCGGATCTCGTGGAACTGATTACCTACGAATGCGACGGTCTCACCATGAGCAAGAGTCTGCCCGATCTCGTCGTTTACCCGACATCGACGGAGGAAGTAGTGGGCATTGTCAAAGCCTGTGCAAATCGAGGTGTGCCGTTCCTGGCCAGGGGAGCCGGCACAGGGTTAAGTGGCGGTGCCGTGGCCACCCACGGCGGTGTCATTATTCAGATGTCCCTCATGAACCGGATACTGCGGATCGATCTTGAAGACGAGATTGCGGTAGTCCAACCCGGCACCGTGAATTTGCACCTGTCGGATGAAACGTTGTCCGCCGGGTACCATTTCGCTCCTGATCCCTCCAGCCAGAAAGCCTGCACAATTGGCGGGAATGTTGCCGAAAATGCTGGAGGTCCGCACACGCTGAAATATGGCGTCACGACGAACCACATCCTTGGAATGAAAGTGGTACTTCCTTCTGGGGAACTGCTTGAGCTTGGCGGCCCTTTCGGCGAGGCGACGGGCTATGATCTTACTGGACTATTCGTCGGGTCGGAGGGGACATTCGGAGTAATCACGGAAATAACCGTTCGACTCATACGAAATCCCGAGTCTCACAGGACATTCCTGGCCACTTTCGATTCCATTGAACAGGCGTGCAATGCGGTATCCGGGATTATTAGCTCCAGCATTATACCTGCAGCACTCGAGCTGATGGACAATCTAGTTATCCGGGCGATTGAGAGCCATCTCAAGGCTGGTTTTCCCACGGAAGCCGAAGCAATTCTGCTCATCGAGATAGACGGCATTGAGACGGTTCTTGAGGAGGAAGAAAAGGAAATCGAGAGAATCTGTCGAGCAGAAAGAGCGGTGAAAGTTCAACTCACAGGGTTGGAAGAAGAAAGACAACGTTTATGGCGAGGGAGAAAGGAAGCCATCGGCGCCCTTGGAAAGATAACCCCCGCATTCTATACGAACGACGGAGTTGTTCCGAGGTCGAAACTGCCCCGGATTCTAAGATCCGATGTTGAAATAGGAGAAAAGTACGGACTCAGAGTCGCTCATGTCTGTCACGCGGGAGACGGCAATATTCATCCTATCATCCTCTACAATCCAGATCACCCCAAAGAAGTGGAAGCTGCTCTGAGAATCTCAGAGGAAATTCTGAAGGAATGCGTTGATCTCGGCGGAGCCCTTACGGGAGAGCATGGAATAGGGGCAGAAAAGAAGGAATATTTTCATCTCATGTTTTCAGAGGATGACCAGAGTCAGATGATGCGTTTATGGGATCTGTTTAATCCCGAATCCCTCCTGAATCCGGAAAAGATCTTCCCCAACGGATCAAGATGCGGAGAGGTCGGTTTCAGCAGAAACCTGTCGGGGAGCGGATGGCTGTGACCGACGTTGAACTGCTCGAAAAAAAACTGGGCCAGGTCTTCTCGAATGACCAGCTTTCTCCCTCCAATTCTCATCTGTCAACCCACTTCACCGCTCACCCCGTCGAACCCGGACAGGTATCTGAACTGGTCAAATTGGCGGGAAAAGAAAAACTCACGCTTCTTCCCATCGGTGGAGCAACGAGACTCTACAAAGCGGGGAAGTCAATGGACGTGGCTGTGTCCCTCTCCAATCTTGCTCCCACAATGGAGCATTCGCCAGAAGATCTCACCGTTACCGTGGTCGCAGGCATGGCCTTCACCAGCGTTCAGGAAAAATTGCTAGAATCGGGTCAAATGATTCCATTGGATCCACCATCAACCACGCGTTCAACGATCGGAGGAATCGTTGCGGCGAATGCCTTCGGGCCCCGCCGGCACAGGTACGGATCTGCCAGGGACTGGGTAACGGAGACCGTGCTTGTAAACGACAGAGGAAGCGCCGTGAGATCGGGAGCAAAAGTTGTGAAAAACGTCAGTGGGTATGATCTCAACAAGCTTTACATAGGATCCAGAGGCACCCTCGGAATACTGCTGAATATTACTCTTAAACTGAATCCTGTACCTCAGAACAGAGTCTACTTCACCAGCCGGTTTCCTTCAGTTGAAAGTGCTCTTAACATGGCGAACCGCATTAGAAATCACTCACTGTCGGTGGAATCACTGACGATCATCAGTGGAGAATGGAGTCCTAATCCCGGCGAAGATTGGACACTGTTATTGGAACTTGGCGGTTCACAGCGGAGCCTCCAGAAACAGGAAACGATCGTCCACTCTTTCAGTGATGGATCAGGCCAGGACTTCATTCGTGCATCCGAAGACGAAACGCGCGTGATTCGGGAGCGGATAAATCGGGTAGACGGTTCCGACCGTTACCGGGTCAGGATTTCATTCAGCAAGAGACAGCTGAAGTCATTCCTGCAGACCGGGACGTTAAGAAAAACGGAGGCGGTGTCGGCCAAGATATTCCCCGGTATAGGTATTTGCTATGTTGAACTCCCGGGCAATTCTGATCGACCGGATCGGTGGTTGCGAGAAATCATCGGGGAGGTTCGATCCCGCGGGGGGTCGGCCGAATTCGAGTCACTGCCGGATGATGCACCATTCGAAAGATGGCCCCTGCTCCCCGCATCATTTCCCTGGATGAAGAAGATCAAGGAGGGCCTGGATCCTCAGGGTATTTTCGCCCCCGGCACATTTGTGGGAGGGATCTAGTGGAGCCGGACATAGTGTCAAATCCCCTGGCTCAAGTCTTTGGAGACGAAGAGAAGCGCCAGCTTTGGGAATGCACCCACTGCGGTTTCTGTCTTCCTGCCTGTCCCACCTATACCCTGAACGGAATGGAGGTGGATTCGCCCCGTGGCCGGCTGTACATGATGGAAGCGGCCATGAACGACCGCATCCCCATGACCGCCCCCTTCTTTGAACACATCAATTTCTGTCTCTCCTGCCTCGCCTGCGAAACGGCCTGTCCATCGGGAGTTGAATTTGGCCATCTTATGGAGAAGACACGGGCGACCGTAATGCACTACGAACCCCGATCCAGGGTGTCCAGATGGATGACATCTTTTCTTTTGACCCAGGTCGTCCCTTCGAACTACGCGCTGTCAGTTCTCACGAAACTGTTAGCAATCTATCAGCGGACCGGTGCACAATGGCTTGTGAGACAGACACCCCTGCACAGGCTCCTGTCCAGGCGACTACAAATCCTGGAGAGCTCAACGCCCGCAGCACCTCTGAGGTCCTTCTCGGGCGGAAAACGGCGAGTTTTCCACTCGCGCGGCGAGAAAAGAGGTGAAGTGGCCCTCTTCACGGGCTGCGTTATGAATCACCTCTTTCCTGACGTTCATCTGAGCACGATCCGACTCCTTACCTGGCATGGCTATGATGTGGTGGTGCCTGGGGGGCAGACATGCTGTGGGGCGCTTCACGTTCATGCGGGGGACAGCGAGACTGCGCATCGCCTGGCCGGAACCAACCTCTCTGTTTTCAGTGGCGCAACAGTCGATACCATTATCGTGAACGCGGCCGGATGCGGAGCACATCTGAAAAACTATACCAGGTTTCCAGGACACAACAATGCCGCCTCATTTGCCGGGAAGATTAAGGATTTGTCGGAATTCCTGGCAGGCGTTGACCTAGTCCTGCCGGGAAACTCCATGGATATGAGCGTCGTTTACGATGAAGCCTGTCATCTCGTTCATGGCCAGGGAATCTCAGAGGAGCCCAGAAAGTTGCTTGAAACTCTTCCGGGCGTGACGGTGCTTCCCTTAAAGGAAGCGGACAGATGCTGCGGGAGTGCCGGAAGCTATACTCTTACTCAGACGGATGCATCCCTGGAGCTGCTGGAAAGAAAAATGGATTTCATTGAAGCCGCCTCTCCTGATGCCGTGGTTACAGCGAACCCCGGCTGTCAGATCCAACTGGAATGGGGCATCCGGAGGCGTCATCTGAAAACCTCAGTTTTGCACTTTGCGAGTCTGCTGGACCGGGCCTACTGGAACGATTCAGGCTACTTATAACCTGTTTAATTGGCCGCGAAGAACGCTAAGAATCATACGGTTAAGTGCTCAGGTATTAACTTGTGAGAGTGGCAAAATGCTCGAATGTCTGGTTAGATGAACAGCCGAGATGCTCAGCCTGAAATCCTCTGCGTGTTTTAGCGCACTTAGCGGCTTCCTGGCTGCAAAAAAGAGCCCCGTCAAAACT
It encodes:
- a CDS encoding FAD-linked oxidase C-terminal domain-containing protein, which translates into the protein MLSKLTPLKEDLTRILESSRVVSDLVELITYECDGLTMSKSLPDLVVYPTSTEEVVGIVKACANRGVPFLARGAGTGLSGGAVATHGGVIIQMSLMNRILRIDLEDEIAVVQPGTVNLHLSDETLSAGYHFAPDPSSQKACTIGGNVAENAGGPHTLKYGVTTNHILGMKVVLPSGELLELGGPFGEATGYDLTGLFVGSEGTFGVITEITVRLIRNPESHRTFLATFDSIEQACNAVSGIISSSIIPAALELMDNLVIRAIESHLKAGFPTEAEAILLIEIDGIETVLEEEEKEIERICRAERAVKVQLTGLEEERQRLWRGRKEAIGALGKITPAFYTNDGVVPRSKLPRILRSDVEIGEKYGLRVAHVCHAGDGNIHPIILYNPDHPKEVEAALRISEEILKECVDLGGALTGEHGIGAEKKEYFHLMFSEDDQSQMMRLWDLFNPESLLNPEKIFPNGSRCGEVGFSRNLSGSGWL
- a CDS encoding FAD-binding oxidoreductase; translation: MAVTDVELLEKKLGQVFSNDQLSPSNSHLSTHFTAHPVEPGQVSELVKLAGKEKLTLLPIGGATRLYKAGKSMDVAVSLSNLAPTMEHSPEDLTVTVVAGMAFTSVQEKLLESGQMIPLDPPSTTRSTIGGIVAANAFGPRRHRYGSARDWVTETVLVNDRGSAVRSGAKVVKNVSGYDLNKLYIGSRGTLGILLNITLKLNPVPQNRVYFTSRFPSVESALNMANRIRNHSLSVESLTIISGEWSPNPGEDWTLLLELGGSQRSLQKQETIVHSFSDGSGQDFIRASEDETRVIRERINRVDGSDRYRVRISFSKRQLKSFLQTGTLRKTEAVSAKIFPGIGICYVELPGNSDRPDRWLREIIGEVRSRGGSAEFESLPDDAPFERWPLLPASFPWMKKIKEGLDPQGIFAPGTFVGGI
- a CDS encoding (Fe-S)-binding protein; this encodes MEPDIVSNPLAQVFGDEEKRQLWECTHCGFCLPACPTYTLNGMEVDSPRGRLYMMEAAMNDRIPMTAPFFEHINFCLSCLACETACPSGVEFGHLMEKTRATVMHYEPRSRVSRWMTSFLLTQVVPSNYALSVLTKLLAIYQRTGAQWLVRQTPLHRLLSRRLQILESSTPAAPLRSFSGGKRRVFHSRGEKRGEVALFTGCVMNHLFPDVHLSTIRLLTWHGYDVVVPGGQTCCGALHVHAGDSETAHRLAGTNLSVFSGATVDTIIVNAAGCGAHLKNYTRFPGHNNAASFAGKIKDLSEFLAGVDLVLPGNSMDMSVVYDEACHLVHGQGISEEPRKLLETLPGVTVLPLKEADRCCGSAGSYTLTQTDASLELLERKMDFIEAASPDAVVTANPGCQIQLEWGIRRRHLKTSVLHFASLLDRAYWNDSGYL